The genomic DNA AGCATGCTGCGCTTCTTCATGCCCGGAACAACTGCCGAGGCGCTCCGCGGTCACGGTCCGGCCACGACGAATTCCCGCGCTTCCGGCGGGACGGCGTCCGGTCCGGTCCGCCGGGGGGCGGCGACGGGCCCCGTCCGCCGGGGCCGAGGGGCCGCGCGCCCGGTCTGAGGGCCCGGCGCGCACGGGTCCGGGGGACGGCCCGGACGGCCCGGACGGCGCGGGCGCCCGCCTCCGCGGCCGCCGCGCCTGCCGGGGAACGCGGAGCCCCCGGGCCGCCGGCCTCCGCGGCCGGCCCGGACGTGGGGCGGCCCGCCCGCCGGAGGACCCACGGGAGGCCGCCGGGCGGCAGGGGTGGCCCCCGCCCCGCCGGAGGGGGCGGGTGCCGGCTCTCAACGGGCGGGCCGGGGAGGCTTCGCGGCCCCCTGGCCCGCGACCGGCTCCGTACCGGGTCCCGCGGCCGGTCCGGTGCCGGATCCCGTGGCCGGACCCGTGTCGGAGCCCGTGGGCGAGCCGTTCGTCGGCGGCGTGCCCGAGGACGTCCCGCCGGGGCTGTATCCGGGGGTGGTCCCGCCGGAGGTGTCCCCCGGGGTCGTCCCGCCGTCCGTCGGACCGTCCGTGTACCGGTCCGTCGGGGTGCCGGCGGGCGTGTCGGTCGGGGTCCCCGTCGGCGTGGTGGGCGCGGGCGGCTCGGTGGTGGCCGGCGGCGTGGAACCCGTCGGGGTCGCCGAGGGGGGAGGGCCGTCCGGGGGCCGGGCGCTCGACGCGCTCACCGGTCCTCACGTCGACGACGGTGAAGGTGGGCACGGGCGTCGGCGCGGGCACCACGACCGCGACCTCCTCCGCCCGGAACCCCGGCCAGGTCTGCCCCACCACCTTCTCCGGCCGCTCCGTCCGGGGGCGGTCCAGCGGGTTGCCGCAGGCGCAGCGCACCCGGGGCGTGCCGTACCCGTCGACGAGCACCGCCGTGCCGGTCTGGAGCACCGCCTGGTACGGCACCGCCTCGCCGTCCTCGTAGCCGTGGTTCGTCACCAGCGTGTCGAGGCGCAGCTGGACCGGCATCAGGCCGCGCAGGTACCCGGGCAGGTCCTTCGGAGACGTGTGCACCACCGAGGCGAACGCCTCCGCCTTGGCGCGGTCCGACTCCAGGTAGGCGATCTGCCTCTCGACGTCGCACACGGCGCGGTCGCCGCTGCCCCCGTACAGGTCGGGCGCCGACCCGGCGTACTTGTGGTGCTGCTGCGCGGGCAGCCGTTCCACGGTGCGGCCGCCCGGGGTGGCCGTGCTGGGCGTGAAACTGTTCGGGGGGCGGTACGAGACGCTCTCCGCCCGCACCGCCTCCGCCTCGCCGGGGCGCGACAGCACCACGGCGAGCGCCACCGCGGCCACGAGGAGGCCGACGAGGGAGGCGATCACCGGGACCGACCGCCACCAGGGGCGCCCGCCACCGCCGCCCGCGCGGTGCGAACCGCCGCCGCCCCCCGCCCCGCCGCCCCCGCCGCTCGGGGGCGGGGGCGGCGGGGCGGGGGGCGGTCCGACGGGTTCCGGCGCGGGGTGCGAGAGCGGGCCGGACGGGGGGCCCGCGGGGCGGCCGGACTCAGAGTCGGAAGTCACATTCGTACCTTTCTTCCGTTCCGTGCTCATTGTGTGCCCCGCCCGGGTGTCGCTCGCAAGCCGGGAGCCCGGACCGCGCCTAGGGTGGCTCCGTGAGCAGCCACAGCAGCGCGGGGCGCGGCGCCGCGCCGAAGAGCCTCCGGCAGGCCGTGCGGGCCTGGCTCCACGCCCTGGCCGCGGTGTCCGCCGCGTTCGCCGCGATGGCGCTGACCGCCGCCCTCGGGCTGTGGGCGGCGGGCGCGGCGGGCCTGCCGGACGGGGCGTTCCCCCGTGTCGTCGCCGCCGTCGTCGTCATGGCGGCGGGCGGCGACGTCGAGCCGACGGGGAGCGCGGGCGGCCTCGCCCGCACGGACGCCGAACTGACCGCCATGCCGCTGTCGGTGTCCCTCGTCGGCGCCCTCGTCCTCGCCGCCGGGTTCCTGCGGCCGCTGCGCCACCGGGCCGTCGCCTCGGCGGGGGAGCTCCTCGCCCGCGTCGCCCGCACGGCCGCCCTCTGGCTCGCCGGGCTCGCCGCCCTGACGGTCCCGGCCCGCCACACCTTCACCGACCTGCTGCCCCCCGGCTCGCCCGCCGACCTGTTCGGGGACCTCCTGGACGCCTCGCCCAGCCTCGGCTTCCGCGCCGACCCCGGCGGCACGCTCCCGTACGGCCTGCTCTGGGTGCTCGGCGTGCTCGCCGCGGCCCTGCTGGTCTCCCGCCGGGCGCCGCTCCCGGCCCGGCTCGTGCGCCACCGGGAGGCCGTGCGGCCGGCCGCGTCCGCCATGCTCCTGCTGCTCCTCGCGTACGTCGTCCTCGGTCTGGCCGCCGGCCTCGTCGTGGCCGCCACGCGCGGCCACGCGGCGGACACGTTCGCCGTGCTCCTCCTGGGCCTGCCCAACCTGGCGTGGCTCGCGCTGGGCCTGGGGATCGGCGCCTCCTGGGAGGGCCGGGTCGACGGCCCGTTCGGGCTGCCCGTGCCGCACGTCCTCGACCGGGTGCTGCGCGGCCCGGAGGACACCGTCCTCGACGTGCGGTCCCTCGCCGCCCACGACGACCGCGCCTGGTGGCTGGTCCCCGTCGCGGCGGTACTGCTGCTGGCCGCCGCGTTCGCGACGGCGGTCCGCTCGCCGGCCCGCCCCCGTCCGTGGCGGCACGCCCTCCACCTGGGTACGGCGTTCGCCCTCACCCTGCTCGCCGTGGCGCCGCTGACCCGCCTCGACGCGCGGTTCGGGCTGTCGCTGCTCGGCTTCTTCGAGGTCGACGCCCTCAGCGGGCAGGTCGGCCTCCGCCCCCGCCTGTGGACGGCCGTCGGCCTGGCCCTCCCGTGGGGCGCCGCCGCCGGCCTCCTCGGCGAGCTCCTCGCACACCGGGTGCGCCGCCCCGGCCCGACCGGCGGGCGACCGCCCCGGCCCGCCGGGGACACCCCTGGGTAGGGTGGGCGCGAGAGCACAGCGCGGACCGGAACCGAGGAGCGGACGTGAGCGAGGCGGCATCCATCGCCCTGCAGCAGGAGATAGCCCGGGAACTCGGGGTCGCCGGTACCTTCGAGGCCGAGCGGGAGATCGAGCGCCGGGTGGCCTTCCTCGCCGAGCGGCTGACCTCCACGGGTCTGCGCTCCCTCGTGCTCGGCATCAGCGGAGGCGTCGACTCCACCACCGCCGGCCGGCTGTGCCAGCTCGCCGTCGAGCGGGCCCGGGCCGCCGGGCACGAGGCGCGGTTCCACGCCATGCGGCTGCCCTACGGGGTCCAGGCCGACGAGCACGACGCCCGGCTCGCGCTCGCCTTCATCCGGGCCGACCACGTACTGACCGTGGACGTCAGGCCCGCGAGCGACGCCGCCCTCGAGGCCCTGCTGGCCGCCGGCGTGAGCTTCCGCGACGCCCGCCACCAGGACTTCGTGCTCGGCAACATCAAGGCCCGGCAGCGCATGATCGCCCAGTACGCGGTGGCCGGAGCGCACGACGGCCTGGTCGTCGGCACCGACCACGCCGCCGAGGCGGTCTCCGGTTTCTTCACCAAGTTCGGCGACGGCGCCGCCGACCTGATGCCGCTGGCCGGCCTGACCAAGCGCCGGGTGCGCGCCGTCGCGGCCGCGCTGGGCGCCCCCGCCGAGCTGGTGCGGAAGACCCCGACGGCAGACCTGGAGACCCTCGCCCCGGGCCGGGCCGACGAGGAGGCGCTCGGGGTCACCTACGACGACATCGACGACTTCCTGGAGGGCAGGTCCGTGGACGGGCACGCCCGGGAGACGATCGTGAACCGCTACCGCCTCACCGACCACAAGCGCCGGCTGCCCCTCACGCCCTGAGGGAAGTGCCCCTTCCCGCGCCCCTGAAGGGCGGCCCCGGCGAGCGGGGCCCCCGGCCCGTCCGCGGGCCGGCCGGCGAGCGGGACGGCCCCGGCGCCCGGACGCCGGGGCGGGGGCCGCGCACGGCTCCCGCGGCCCGGCGGACCGCGGCGCGCGACCGCCCCGCCCGCGGCGCCGCGCGGAACCGCGGGCGGGGCGGCCTCCGTGTCCGGCCGCGCGCCGGTGTCACGGCGCGGGCCGGCCGTGGCGGAAGACGGGCAGTGCCCACCGGGGAGGAGCGGGCGGCGGGGGCGGCGGCCCGGCGGGCGACGGGGGAGGCCCCTCCGCCGGGCCGCCCGCGCCCCGCCCGCCGTCCTCCCCGCGGTCCGCCGCCCGCCGCAGCTCCGCCACGAACCCCATGCACGAGTCGAACCGGTGCTCCGGGGCCTTCGCCAGCGCCTTCGCCAGCACCCCGTCCAGCCCGGGCGGCAGCCCCGGCCGCACGTCGCTCAGCGGGGGCGGGGGGTCGTACTGGTGCGCCCAGAGCAGGGCCATGTCGTCGTCCCGGAGGAACGGGGGCGCGCCGGTCAGCGTCTCGTGGACGACGCACCCCAGGCTGTACACGTCGCACCGGCCGTCCACGGGCCGCCCCGAGATCTGCTCCGGCGCCACGTAGTCGAGGGTGCCCACGAACTGGCCGACGCTGGTGAAGCCGGTCAGGGAGAGCGACTTCTTCGTCAGCCCGAAGTCCGTGAGGTAGACGTGCTCGGGCCGCTCGCTGTCCGTCCCCTCGGCGACCAGGACGTTGCCCGGCTTCACGTCCCGGTGCACCAGGTCGTGGGCGTGCGCCGCGTCCAGTGCCGACGCGATCTGCACGGCGATCCGCAGCGCCGTGGCGACGGGCAGCGGGCCGGTGCGGTCCAGCAGCGCCCGCAGGTCCTGCCCCGGCACGTACCGCATGGCGATGTACAGCAGGCCCCGGGTCTCGCCGGCCTCGAAGACCGGCACGATGTTCGGGTGGTCGATCGCGGCGGCCACCCGCGACTCGTGCGTGAACCGCTTGCGGAACGTGTCGTTGCGGGCCAGCTCCGGCGCCAGGAGCTTCAGCGCCACGGTCCGGCCCAGCCGCAGGTCCGTCGCCCGGTACACGACCGCCATGCCGCCGCGGCCGACCTCGGCGTCGATCCGGTAGTGCGCGACCCGCTGCCCCACCAGCCCCGACGGCCGCCCGGCGGGCAGGTCGACGCCCGACGCCATCACCCCTCACCCGCCCGGTCGCCCGACGTGCCGCCGCGCCCTGTCCCCGGCGCGTCGACCGTCCGCGTCGGCTCCGCGGCGGCGGGCCGCTCCGGGGCGGCGGACGGCCGCGGCCCGCCGGTCCCGTCGCCGGGCTGCGCCGCCGGCACGGTCCGCGTCGGTTCGGGCCCGGTGCCGGCGGCGACGACGCGGGTGGGCTCGTGCCCGGGGCCGGGTGGCGCCGCGTCCCCGCCGGAGGAGTCCGGCGGCGCCGGCCACCGGTCCGCGCCCGCCGGGGCGCCCGGTCCGCGCCCGCCGCCCTCCCCGCCGGAGGGCGCCGCCTCCCACGGCGGCGCCACCACCCGGGTCGGCTCGCGCCCGGCGCCGTCCTCCGGGAGCGGCGCCGCCGGTTCCGGCTCCCGCCCGGGCGGCTCGCGGACCGGCCGTCCCGACGACGCCGAGGACGCCGACGGCGCCGACGGCGCGGCGTACTCGGCCAGGCGGGTGCCGTCGCAGTACAGCCACCGCTCGTGCTCCGCGTCGTACAGCCACATCGCCTCGCCCTCGACGACGACGCCCAGCCGCAGCCCGCCGGTGCCCCGACGGAACCCCTCGCCGTCCGTCCGGCCCGCCGCCAGGTCCTCCGCCGCCCGCCGGTACCGGCCCAGCGACGCCTCCGCGCGCGCCAGCAGCGGCCGCGGGTCCGCGGTCCGGGCCGTCTCCCGCTCCGTGGCCGGCGGGTCCTCCGGCACGGACACCAGCAGCCGCCCGTCCACCCAGGCCGACCAGCCGTTCGAGCACAGGACCCGCGCCCAGTCGCCCGTCCGCTCCAGCAGCCGCACCGGGAGGAAGGGGTCCAGCGGCACCGTCGGCCTGGCCGTGCCCGGGGTCTCCCACGCGGGCATGCCGTGGCGCGGTACCACGTGGGTGGGCCGGAAGTCCTCGGGGGCCGGCCCGCCCGCCGGGGCGGCGAAGGTCATGGCACGCCTACTTCCGCATGATCACCGGCTCGTGGCGGCGCAGCAGCCTCGCCACCAGGAAACCGAGGACGAGGGCGAGCGCCGGCAGCACCCCCATGTCGAACAGCCACGTCGGCGGGGTGTGCGCGAACAGCGGGTCCTTCGACCGCTCGCCCGGCACCGTGGCGCCCAGGTCCACGGTCGCGGCCATCGCGGCGAACGCCCACCGGGAGGGCACCAGCCACGCCAACTGCTCCAGCACCGGCGTCCCGCGCACGGACAGCAGCGCCCCGCAGAAGACCACCTGCACGATCGCGAGGAGCACCAGCAGCGGCATGGTGACCTCCTCCTTGCGCACCAGGGCGGACACGGCGAGGCCCAGCATCATCGCGGTGAACGACAGCGCCGCCACCGCCAGCGCCACCTCCGCGAGCGGCGGCAGCAGCACGCCCCGCCCGTCCGGCACGCCCATCGGCACGCCGACCAGCGCGACCAGGGTGAGCACGACCGCCTGCACGACCGTGACCAGGCCGAGGACGACCACCTTCGACATCAGGTACGCCGACCGGGACAGGCCGACGGCTCTCTCCCGGCGGTAGACGGTCCGCTCCTTCACCAGCTCCCGCACCGCGTTGGCGGCGCCCGTCAGCACGCCGCCCACACACAGGATCAGCAGCACGTTCAGCGTCGACTCCGGGCCCAGCCTCCCCTCCGACAGGGCCCGCGCCATCGCGCCCATCACGAACGGCAGCGCCACCATGATCGCCAGGAAGGTCCGGTCGGCGCTCAGCGCCGCCGCGTACCGCCGCACCAGGGTGCGCAGCTGGGAGCCCCAGCTCTGGGGCTTCGGCGGCGGGGGCGGCGGGACGGCGGCCCCGTCCGGCCGGGGCTCGGCGGGGCGCCGCATCGCGGCCTCGACGTACCGCTCGCAGTGCTCCGAGCCGCGGAACCGGGCCGCCCAGTCCCGCTCCCGGTCGTTCTCGAACGCCTCGAACGCCTCCGGCCACTGGGCGCAGCCGAAGAAGCCGAGCGCGTCGCCGGGCGGCCCGTAGTAGGCGGTCCGGCCGCCCGGCGCGAGGACCAGCAGCCGGTCGCACACGTCGAGGCTGAGCACGCTGTGGGTGACGACGACGACGGTGCGCCCGTCGTCCGCGAGCCCGCGCAGCATGTGCATCACCGACCGGTCCATGCCCGGGTCCAGGCCGGACGTCGGTTCGTCGAGGAAGAGCAGCGACGGCTTCGTCAGCAGCTCCAGGGCGACGCTGACCCGTTTGCGCTGACCGCCCGAGAGGCTGTGCACGGGCTGGTCGGCGCGCTGCTCCAGGCCCAGCTCCCGCATCACCTCCTCGACGCGCGCCTGCCGTTCCGCCTTCCCGGCGTCCTCCGGGAAGCGCAGCTCGGCGGCGTACCCGAGGGCGCGGCGCACCGTCAGCTGCAGGTGCAGGATGTCGTCCTGCGGCACGAGCCCGATGCGCTGGCGCAGCTCCGCGTACTGCCGGTACAGGTCGCGCCCGTCGTACAGGACGGTGCCGCGGTCGGCGGGCCGCAGACCCGTCAGGGCGTTCAGCAGCGTCGACTTGCCGGAGCCGCTGGGGCCGACGACGCCGAGGAGCGCCCTCTCCCCGACGGGGAACGTCACCCCGTCGAGGAGGGTCCTGCGGCCGCCGTCGACCGTGACGGTGAGCCCCTGCACGTCGAGGGAGACCTCGCC from Streptomyces sp. MRC013 includes the following:
- a CDS encoding streptophobe family protein, which produces MSSHSSAGRGAAPKSLRQAVRAWLHALAAVSAAFAAMALTAALGLWAAGAAGLPDGAFPRVVAAVVVMAAGGDVEPTGSAGGLARTDAELTAMPLSVSLVGALVLAAGFLRPLRHRAVASAGELLARVARTAALWLAGLAALTVPARHTFTDLLPPGSPADLFGDLLDASPSLGFRADPGGTLPYGLLWVLGVLAAALLVSRRAPLPARLVRHREAVRPAASAMLLLLLAYVVLGLAAGLVVAATRGHAADTFAVLLLGLPNLAWLALGLGIGASWEGRVDGPFGLPVPHVLDRVLRGPEDTVLDVRSLAAHDDRAWWLVPVAAVLLLAAAFATAVRSPARPRPWRHALHLGTAFALTLLAVAPLTRLDARFGLSLLGFFEVDALSGQVGLRPRLWTAVGLALPWGAAAGLLGELLAHRVRRPGPTGGRPPRPAGDTPG
- the nadE gene encoding ammonia-dependent NAD(+) synthetase, with translation MSEAASIALQQEIARELGVAGTFEAEREIERRVAFLAERLTSTGLRSLVLGISGGVDSTTAGRLCQLAVERARAAGHEARFHAMRLPYGVQADEHDARLALAFIRADHVLTVDVRPASDAALEALLAAGVSFRDARHQDFVLGNIKARQRMIAQYAVAGAHDGLVVGTDHAAEAVSGFFTKFGDGAADLMPLAGLTKRRVRAVAAALGAPAELVRKTPTADLETLAPGRADEEALGVTYDDIDDFLEGRSVDGHARETIVNRYRLTDHKRRLPLTP
- a CDS encoding serine/threonine-protein kinase; translated protein: MASGVDLPAGRPSGLVGQRVAHYRIDAEVGRGGMAVVYRATDLRLGRTVALKLLAPELARNDTFRKRFTHESRVAAAIDHPNIVPVFEAGETRGLLYIAMRYVPGQDLRALLDRTGPLPVATALRIAVQIASALDAAHAHDLVHRDVKPGNVLVAEGTDSERPEHVYLTDFGLTKKSLSLTGFTSVGQFVGTLDYVAPEQISGRPVDGRCDVYSLGCVVHETLTGAPPFLRDDDMALLWAHQYDPPPPLSDVRPGLPPGLDGVLAKALAKAPEHRFDSCMGFVAELRRAADRGEDGGRGAGGPAEGPPPSPAGPPPPPPAPPRWALPVFRHGRPAP
- a CDS encoding FHA domain-containing protein; translation: MGERSVVPTAPELVVDVDGCSTVLRPSHVYRVGRDPASDIPLADGRVSWHHAVFREEAGRWTVRDEGSTNGTYADGLRVAERDVHAGTVLRFGHPQDGPAAVLSDAGAAAPPPPAAADGPAPAPVSPSAPTGAFRRPTSVRPLPDRTVRIGRAGDNDVVVDDLVVSRHHAELRLHPDGTYRIHDLGSHNGTFLNGRPVDEARVDPEDVVGIGHRAYRVAAGRLVEYTDTGEVSLDVQGLTVTVDGGRRTLLDGVTFPVGERALLGVVGPSGSGKSTLLNALTGLRPADRGTVLYDGRDLYRQYAELRQRIGLVPQDDILHLQLTVRRALGYAAELRFPEDAGKAERQARVEEVMRELGLEQRADQPVHSLSGGQRKRVSVALELLTKPSLLFLDEPTSGLDPGMDRSVMHMLRGLADDGRTVVVVTHSVLSLDVCDRLLVLAPGGRTAYYGPPGDALGFFGCAQWPEAFEAFENDRERDWAARFRGSEHCERYVEAAMRRPAEPRPDGAAVPPPPPPKPQSWGSQLRTLVRRYAAALSADRTFLAIMVALPFVMGAMARALSEGRLGPESTLNVLLILCVGGVLTGAANAVRELVKERTVYRRERAVGLSRSAYLMSKVVVLGLVTVVQAVVLTLVALVGVPMGVPDGRGVLLPPLAEVALAVAALSFTAMMLGLAVSALVRKEEVTMPLLVLLAIVQVVFCGALLSVRGTPVLEQLAWLVPSRWAFAAMAATVDLGATVPGERSKDPLFAHTPPTWLFDMGVLPALALVLGFLVARLLRRHEPVIMRK